A genomic region of Miscanthus floridulus cultivar M001 chromosome 3, ASM1932011v1, whole genome shotgun sequence contains the following coding sequences:
- the LOC136546385 gene encoding GLABRA2 expression modulator-like isoform X2 → MQRDARSWSPAAATEAGPFAMPSPVQPSSRSTKETVKNALSRWGRKVGEATRKAEDLSRNTWQHLRTAPSIAEAAVGRIAQGTKVLAEGGHDKIFRQAFSAPPDEQLRKSYACYLSTAAGPVMGVLYLSTARVAFCSDSPLSYEASGGDRTEWSHYKVAIPLHRLRAASPSANKLKPAEKFIQLVSVDSHEFWFMGFVNYDSAVAHLQEALSGFRNLQA, encoded by the exons ATGCAGCGGGACGCGAGAAGCTGGTCGCCGGCGGCGGCCACGGAGGCCGGCCCTTTCGCGATGCCTTCGCCCGTGCAGCCGTCGTCCAGGA GCACGAAGGAGACGGTGAAGAATGCGCTGTCGCGGTGGGGGCGGAAGGTCGGCGAGGCGACCAGGAAGGCCGAGGATCTGTCGCGCAACACATGGCAGCACT TGAGGACGGCGCCTAGCATCGCGGAGGCCGCGGTGGGGAGGATCGCGCAGGGGACCAAGGTGCTGGCGGAAGGCGGCCACGACAAGATATTCCGGCAGGCCTTCAGCGCCCCGCCGGACGAGCAGCTCCGCAAGTCGTACGCGTGCTACCTCTCCACGGCCGCCGGCCCGGTGATGGGCGTCCTGTACCTGTCCACGGCCAGGGTCGCCTTCTGCAGCGACAGCCCCCTGTCCTACGAGGCTTCCGGCGGCGACAGGACGGAATGGAGCCACTACaag GTGGCGATTCCTCTTCACCGGCTGAGGGCGGCGAGCCCGTCAGCCAACAAGCTGAAGCCCGCGGAGAAGTTCATCCAGCTGGTGTCGGTGGACAGCCACGAGTTCTGGTTCATGGGGTTCGTCAACTACGACAGTGCGGTAGCGCACCTGCAGGAAGCGCTCAGCGGCTTCCGCAACCTGCAGGCGTGA
- the LOC136546385 gene encoding GLABRA2 expression modulator-like isoform X1: MSLEPHLLLSGAACFVSDGFSSIGCLFRAHAGTKETVKNALSRWGRKVGEATRKAEDLSRNTWQHLRTAPSIAEAAVGRIAQGTKVLAEGGHDKIFRQAFSAPPDEQLRKSYACYLSTAAGPVMGVLYLSTARVAFCSDSPLSYEASGGDRTEWSHYKVAIPLHRLRAASPSANKLKPAEKFIQLVSVDSHEFWFMGFVNYDSAVAHLQEALSGFRNLQA; this comes from the exons ATGTCACTCGAGCCACATCTCCTGCTGTCCGGTGCTGCTTGTTTTGTTTCTGACGGTTTCTCCTCGATCGGTTGTTTGTTCCGCGCGCATGCAGGCACGAAGGAGACGGTGAAGAATGCGCTGTCGCGGTGGGGGCGGAAGGTCGGCGAGGCGACCAGGAAGGCCGAGGATCTGTCGCGCAACACATGGCAGCACT TGAGGACGGCGCCTAGCATCGCGGAGGCCGCGGTGGGGAGGATCGCGCAGGGGACCAAGGTGCTGGCGGAAGGCGGCCACGACAAGATATTCCGGCAGGCCTTCAGCGCCCCGCCGGACGAGCAGCTCCGCAAGTCGTACGCGTGCTACCTCTCCACGGCCGCCGGCCCGGTGATGGGCGTCCTGTACCTGTCCACGGCCAGGGTCGCCTTCTGCAGCGACAGCCCCCTGTCCTACGAGGCTTCCGGCGGCGACAGGACGGAATGGAGCCACTACaag GTGGCGATTCCTCTTCACCGGCTGAGGGCGGCGAGCCCGTCAGCCAACAAGCTGAAGCCCGCGGAGAAGTTCATCCAGCTGGTGTCGGTGGACAGCCACGAGTTCTGGTTCATGGGGTTCGTCAACTACGACAGTGCGGTAGCGCACCTGCAGGAAGCGCTCAGCGGCTTCCGCAACCTGCAGGCGTGA